The sequence CTCCTATGCTCTTTGTGCGTATTATGGACGTTCTAAATTCTCTAATCTTGAAGGCTGAGAGCTATGGTTTGTTACACCCGCTGCTTCGTCGAGGAATTGGGCAGAGAATTTCCTTATACGCCGATGATGTGGTTCTTTTTATGCATCCGGTGAGGAGTGACTTGGAGACAGTCAAACAAGTTTTGAAGGTTTTCGGTGAAGCCTCAGGACTTGTTACTAATTTACCAAAGAGCTCGTTTACTCCGATTTGCTGCAATGACCAGGAGGTTTTGGCAATCCAAGAGACGCTATCTTGTAATTTGGTGCAATTTCCTTGCAAGTACTCGTGCCTACCTTTGTCTATTAGAAAGCTCTCCAAGAGGGGCCTTCTCCCTCTATTTGAGAAGGTTGCGGATCGGTTGCCTGGTTGGAAAGCTACTCTTATACACCCGACTAGGAGGGCTACTCTTGTCAAATCTGTCCTCTCAGCTATTCCAATTTATCACCTTATTGCACTTCAATGCCCCAAATGGGTCATCAAAGCCATTGACAAGATTAGGAGGGGTTTCCTCTGGAAAGGCCGCAAAGGTATCAAAGGAGGGCACTGTTTAGTGGGTTGGCAGAAGGTGTGTTTACCTTTGACTTTGGGTGGTTTAGGTGTTCCAAATCTTGAAGTTATGGGCTGGTCCCTCAATATGAGATGGTTGTGGTTGAAGAAAACACAACCTGAGCGGCTGTGGACTTTCTTGGATGTCCAAGTTCATTCCAATGCTGCTGCCCTTTTTGCTGCATCAGTTCAGTCAGTGGTGGGCAGCAGAACTGACACCAAATTTTGGACTGATCGCTGGCTACACGGCAAAAGAATTGTAGATTGGGCTCCTTCACTGTTTGCTGCTGTTAACAGAAGGTTGTGAGGTCAAGAACTGTCTAGGAAGCAATTAATGATAGCAATTGGGTTCTTGACATTAGGGGAAATTTCTCCTCTATTGCTTTCTCCGAATTCTTCCAGATCTAGGATCTTGTTCGGGAGGTTCGATTGTTATCGGATGTTCCAGATCAACACATAtggacgccttcctcctcaagctCTTACTCGTCCAAGTCGGCATATGATCATTTTATGATGGGAACTGTGGGTTTTGCGCCTGCTGAGCTTATTTGGAGAAATTGGGCCCCTCCAAGATGCAAGTTCTTTCTTTGGCTTACGACTCGAGATAGGTGCTGGACTGCAGATCGTTTGGCGAAGAGGGGTATGGACCATCCTGTTCAATGCCCCCTTTGTGATCAAGAGGATGAAATGGTACATCATCTTTTAATTTCTTGTGTCTTCTCTAGGGAAGTGTGGTTTAGGATTTTCTCTTTGGTTAATCTGCGGCAGTTCTCCCCCACAAGGGCTGATTTGGTTTTCCAAGATTGGTGGGCTAATTTGGAGGCCAAGGTCCCTCATGTGTTGCGCAAAGGGATTAACTCCCTTGTAATGTTGGTGGCATGGTGGCTTTGGAAGCAGCGGAATAAATGTGTGTTTGAGGGGGATGCTCCTAGCGGCAACCAAATTATACAGAACATCAAAGACGACGCTCAGAGGTGGTGTCTTGCGGGTGCCAAAGATCTATGCACCATCTGGCCTTAGTTTAGGGGCAGTTGCACCATCTGGCCTTAGTTTAGGGGCAGTTGTTGACATCTTTTGGCTGTCTTCTAGATGgatgtttttttcttcttttAATTCTTTTATTTTTGTTTTACTTTGTCTCTGATCTTCTTTAGACCATTCGTGTTTCTTCTATCTTAATATATCTAATGCGCAATTCTCCTGCGCGTTTTAGAAAAAAAGAAAGGTCTGCACAAATATATGCAAATGGTGCAACAAAAAACACACTTATTCTCATCCACCTTCACCGCCGTCATTTTGAACTTTGAAGGCACCTATATCGTCCTCAGAAAGCCAGAGCTTCTTTAGCCATGTTTGGGATATCTCTAACTCTAGATAATTTGGTGGAGTTGGTGGAACATAATATTAGCTGCTCGGAGAAATCGTGGAGCTGGAACCGTAAGTCTTTATCCCTGTGATTGGTTGCCAGGCCATCCGTGTCTAGACCGATCGGAGCCGTTGACCCGACTTCAGCTAGTGATTGGTTTCCTGCATGATATGATTCCATCCTGCATGCGTGGAGACACCGTAGATGTTTTTTCACCCAACTGACCGCATGCGGAGAGAAGTGAGCGAGCTGCGTTTCTGGCTGCCCAGGCTCACGCGAGCCACCCGCGGCGGCAGGTGCTAGCAACCAATCATGTAGTATAATTCTTTATCAACTCCGGTGGGCTGGAAGCCATGGCGGGGGCGGAGAGAGTGAGAAGCCACAGAATGGTTTGTAGTGCATATACCATATTGAATGGGTAGGAAAAAATCACAGCACTATGCAGCTATAAGAAAGAAAAAGGACATGCAGCCACTGTACGTAGAAGACCTCGCTCCTATAGATGTACATGAGGCACGGGCCCGTTAACCCGGCCCGAGGCCCGTTTTTTTGGCCTGGTTCGCGCCCGGCCTGGCACGTATGGGATGGGCCCGGGCTGGCACGACCTAGTGGAgcaggccgtgcctgggccgctgGCCAGGCACGTGGGCCGGCACGGCATGGCCTGCTCCACGCGGACAGCCCGGTCGGGGCCCGTAGCCGACGCCGTGGCCCTTACCTCCTCGGCTCCTCGCCCCATGGGGCCCACCTCTCAGTCCCTCCGCTCGCACTCGCATTCGCACcctgctccctctctctctcccgacTCGGCGGCGATTGACTTGGCGATTGGCGAATCGGCGATTCCCCTCCGTCGCGCCGCCGCCCCTGTCCAGCGACCTCGGCTCCCGTCCCCGACGCCGGTGACCTCGATCCACCAGCTCCTCTCTAACCCTAACCCCTCTCCCTATCCAATTCTCTCTCTCTCAGTGAACTATGTGAGTTCGTGTTGTCGTCTCGTCCTCCCCTCCGGCCCTCCCCCGCTCGTCGTCATCTCTAATCGGTCTCTGTCTGTCGTGTGTCGTCTGGGTGGCCCCCGTGTTCTCCGGCATCGGGCTCCAGTAGCACaggtaaaccctaaccctaaccctaaccctaaccctagatctttcgtaaaccctaaccctaaccctaactgtaTAATGTTTTGCTCTTTTGTAGGTCAGTTGCTgatgccttgtcttcctcctctgGGGTAGATCGGGCACGGCGACTGCGTGCTCCGTTGAGGGACGGTGCTGGAGATCGGTCGTCCGCGGTGAAGGTCGCCATGGCGGATGATGACGATGTCAATCCGATCACCGGCAACGATGACCTTCACGCGGCAGGGCTTGTCCCAGATGACGAAGACGACATCCAGGCTGACGCTGCTGCTTTGCTCGGTATCGATCTAACCTCTGCTCCTGTCGATCTAAGTTCTAATCCGACCAACGCTGGTGGAGGGCCTGCTACGGCCACCGATACTCCGGTCGGCTCCACCAGCACCGATGGTGGTACTGGTACCTCATCTGTTGGTAAGCGTAAATCTACTGTCTGGGTTGATTTTGATGAGGTATTTGAGAAAGTGAATGGGTCCAATGTTTGAATTGCTGCTATTTGTAGAATGTGTAAGACTCGTTTATCTGCTAGATCTTCTGCTGGTACTGGGCATTTGCTTAGACACCAGAAAGCTtgtaggaagaaggttgatcacgcTGCTAGGGTCCAGTCTAGGCTTGCTTTCAATCCTGATGGTTCTCTACACAATTGGGAATATGATCCTATTTTTGCTCGAACTGAGTTGTGTCGTCTGATTGCTAGGCTTGACCTTCCATTAGGTATTGGTGAGTCACAGGCCTGGGAGGATTATATTGCCCGTGCTCATAACCCCAGGTTTACCAAAGTGTCTAGACAGACCACCACTAGAGACCTTCTGAAGCTTTTCACTGAACGACGTAATGTGCTTATCAATTCTGTGTTGCCTGCTACTTCTTCGGTTGCATTAACCTCAGATATTTGGTCTGGTAATGCTAAGGAGGACTACATTAGTGTTGTCTGTCATTATGTTAATGTTGATTGGGAATTACAGAAAAAGGTCATTGGTCTTAGGCTTATTGAGGTTAGACATACTGGTCAAAATATTGCTGAAAGAATTGGTGTTGTGGTTGAGGAGTTTTGTCTGGTTGACAAGATTTTCTCTATCACTCTAGACAATGCTTCTTCTAATTCAAAGGCTATGGATACATTGACACCTTTGTTTGCTGGTTATTTGGGTCCTGATCCTTCTTCTAACTACACTCTTATGCATCAACGTTGTGCTTGTCATATCATTAATCTCATTGTTAAATCTGGAATGAAGAGACTGAAACCTTTTTTGGAAGATTTTAGAACTGCAATTAATTTCTTAAATGCTTCTAattctagaatagcaacatttaaAGAGTACTGCTTAGCAAGGGGTGTTAGACCCAGAAAATTTGGCTTGGATATGGATGTTAGATGGAATTCTACTTATTTGATGCTTAAACACTTGGTCCCATACAAAACTGTTTTTTCTGTCTTCATCAATTCATATTATGAGTCACAATTGTTGCCTCCTAA is a genomic window of Zea mays cultivar B73 chromosome 5, Zm-B73-REFERENCE-NAM-5.0, whole genome shotgun sequence containing:
- the LOC111589337 gene encoding uncharacterized protein gives rise to the protein MADDDDVNPITGNDDLHAAGLVPDDEDDIQADAAALLGIDLTSAPVDLSSNPTNAGGGPATATDTPVGSTSTDGGTGTSSVGKRKSTVWVDFDEVFEKVNGPGRIILPVLITPGLPKCLDRPPLETF